In Natronococcus occultus SP4, the following proteins share a genomic window:
- a CDS encoding sodium:proton antiporter, translating to MIEGTYHYYLTAFTLFLIGTYMMIDNPNLIKKVIGLNFAQISVYLMLVTIGYVEDSNPPIIGLGEPYSNPIVHVLVLTAIVVGVSLTALALALVIRLYSEFGTLDTREIEAKIAASEGNNSTETGGESDD from the coding sequence GTGATCGAGGGAACCTATCACTACTATCTGACAGCGTTCACGCTGTTCCTGATCGGGACGTACATGATGATCGACAACCCGAACCTCATCAAGAAGGTCATCGGGCTCAACTTCGCCCAGATTTCGGTCTATCTGATGCTCGTGACGATCGGCTACGTCGAGGACTCGAACCCGCCGATCATCGGGCTCGGCGAACCCTACTCCAACCCGATCGTTCACGTGCTCGTTCTGACGGCGATTGTCGTCGGTGTTTCGCTGACGGCGCTCGCGCTCGCGCTCGTGATCCGGCTCTACTCGGAGTTCGGAACCTTAGACACTCGCGAGATCGAAGCGAAGATCGCCGCCAGCGAGGGCAACAACAGCACGGAGACCGGAGGTGAAAGCGATGACTGA
- a CDS encoding MnhB domain-containing protein has protein sequence MTGTDETPRDITDSGDGTDRATELRPDGGTDADAADEDVHGYVPEDDPDPKEAVTEEQPRTDTQDTAEDARSGAVVDEQVEETTSPVIQTPVVKTVARILTPFVVAFGVYLTLFGTSLPGGAFQGGVVMASAIVLIGLAFGFDPTRQWIDPRGLAGLFVLGAFLFGGIAVAAVPLGGAILELFVFPLTVEDMVKLAEVAIAALVSGVITGLVIWLAAGYEKAEKTTSKSDTETGGDDA, from the coding sequence ATGACTGGCACCGATGAGACGCCCCGGGATATCACGGATAGTGGCGACGGAACGGACCGTGCCACGGAGCTGCGCCCCGACGGCGGCACCGACGCCGATGCCGCCGACGAGGACGTTCACGGCTACGTTCCCGAGGACGACCCCGATCCGAAGGAGGCGGTTACCGAAGAGCAGCCGCGGACGGACACACAGGATACTGCCGAGGACGCCCGCTCCGGGGCGGTCGTCGACGAACAGGTCGAAGAAACCACGTCGCCGGTCATCCAGACGCCAGTCGTCAAGACGGTCGCCCGGATCCTGACGCCGTTCGTCGTGGCGTTCGGCGTCTACTTGACCCTGTTCGGAACTAGCCTTCCCGGTGGCGCGTTCCAGGGCGGCGTCGTGATGGCGTCGGCGATCGTGCTGATCGGGCTGGCGTTCGGCTTCGACCCGACTCGGCAATGGATCGATCCACGGGGGCTGGCCGGGCTGTTCGTGCTCGGCGCGTTCCTGTTCGGGGGGATCGCCGTCGCCGCGGTCCCGCTCGGGGGCGCGATCCTCGAGCTGTTCGTCTTTCCGCTAACGGTCGAAGACATGGTCAAGCTCGCCGAGGTCGCGATCGCCGCCCTCGTCAGCGGCGTGATCACCGGACTCGTGATCTGGCTCGCTGCCGGCTACGAGAAGGCCGAGAAAACAACAAGCAAAAGCGACACCGAAACCGGAGGTGACGACGCGTGA
- a CDS encoding DUF4040 domain-containing protein: MMWLGVEFALILFVVAAAVFVAFARDIVGAIVTFAAFTLGIAVIWVLLAAPDVALIEAAVGAGVTSVLFLITVMKTTGMSGESEETGARTAETDGGSTVDEGGAFRPINVPALVLVGSLAIPLGYVIFSLEPVGAENAPAVVETYADGELTPYGHYIENTLEEAGFPNAVVAVLVVYRGLDTLGELIVAFAAAVSILIVLEREDIL; this comes from the coding sequence ATGATGTGGCTCGGAGTCGAGTTTGCACTAATACTGTTCGTCGTCGCAGCCGCGGTGTTCGTCGCGTTCGCGCGTGACATCGTCGGCGCGATCGTTACGTTCGCCGCGTTCACCCTCGGAATCGCGGTGATCTGGGTACTACTGGCCGCGCCGGACGTCGCGCTGATCGAAGCGGCGGTTGGCGCCGGCGTCACGTCGGTCCTCTTCCTGATCACCGTGATGAAAACGACGGGCATGTCCGGCGAGAGCGAAGAAACCGGCGCTCGAACCGCCGAAACCGACGGCGGGAGCACCGTTGATGAGGGCGGGGCGTTCCGTCCGATCAACGTGCCGGCGCTGGTGTTAGTCGGCTCCCTCGCGATTCCGCTGGGTTATGTTATCTTCTCGCTCGAACCCGTCGGTGCCGAGAACGCGCCCGCGGTCGTCGAGACGTACGCCGACGGCGAACTCACACCGTACGGCCACTACATCGAGAACACGCTCGAAGAGGCCGGATTCCCCAACGCGGTCGTCGCGGTGCTGGTCGTCTACCGCGGCCTGGACACGCTCGGCGAACTTATCGTCGCGTTCGCCGCAGCAGTGAGCATTCTCATCGTACTCGAACGGGAGGACATCCTATGA